The Montipora capricornis isolate CH-2021 chromosome 3, ASM3666992v2, whole genome shotgun sequence genome includes the window tttggttttgacGTACAAAACTGCCCCGCATAGCGGGGAATTTGCTTCATTTAGAAGGCAGGCCTGGTCTAATGCCCCGGTattccccgggtatgggggtgcggggctttccactgactagtgcataagcGGGGAGTTGTGACTTAAGCTTCGCGTGACCCACGGCAACTCAAGTATTTGGTTaccaaaaagcaaaagcaaaactCGGAGTgttttcaaacattgtttgtagGAAAGGACgctttataaaataaaaatccttatccgtcaaattttgagagtttcgatgaagctgttttgtcggtcaacagagagtcaacgtaagttcatgaaaaaaaaatgcggCAAGGAGTCAGTTATATTATTAACTCAGTATTaccatgaaacctaatttttcctCCATTGGCATACCGGCGTAACGAGCCAGACGCTCTTAACAACCAAAATAGTACCTCGGTATCGCGCGGAGATAGCCCAGTTGCTTGTAGCATTCCAAtgtaattagcacataaacaaaagagtaATTTATTAGCCGTCATTTGTGAATATGGTACTATGAGATAGGGCGAATGGTTTAATTAAGGGCTTGACTTGAAAGTCGCGGTACCGCTCTGCCGGCGGATTTAtacaattcaaaatttaaaacgtttttttccaagcatttccatatcatttaaatttgaatgtacattatcatgcaaatcaGGAGGCCATTACCCagagcttccatctgtattgtacgCATGAGTCAACCCTCTCCTGTATCTCTCTAATTTTAATTAGAACTACtatattttgacgtatgtgactgagaacatgCGTGAAGTCGTTCACATACGTCaaatacgtatgtgacgtaataaatgccTGAtcataggtctcttatgattgaCTACTGTGAAAACACCCACTAAAGCCCTCCCTGCGAGGTGcgtttaaaaatagaaagatacgggaaagggtttactcagagggttaatatggtCCGGAAGATGGAGGCTCAGGGTAATGGCGGGGCTCCTGTGTAAATGCattacacaaagaatcttaaccccgagagatttgaattgggtacaacattgagttatgaaatgatggtagaaccaactgggaactcggaaaactccgagccccagatgggattcaaacccagctatgctgtcagtcatttgactctgtagctgcgtgatgcagctcgagtcaatacccacatttcacccttgctcgccatagagtctccagtagctcagtggttagagcatccgactagatcacggagggtcgtgggttcgaatcccatctggggctcggatttttccgagttcccagttggttctaccatcatttcacttctcatgtgtttatatcattctcacattcaaCATTGAGTTAGACGAATTATTGCTCTATTGATTTTTTTGGGAGGGGACGTCTCCTTTTGTCGTCCTTGATCGCAGGGTATCTCTTCTGCCCGACGAGAGACTACGTCGACCAGGCTTTCACTCGTCACCAGACCATGCTACGATCTCTCTCACTCTCGTTTcaaagaagaagagagaccctgagaGAGGTTGGGTACCAAGACTAGGCAAAGTATTGGATTTGTCACTACCACGGGAAACAATTTATTATGCAAAAGCAACAAATTTTATGACTGGCTGGAATGATCTGGTTTCAAAACTAGTTCTCAAAATATGGGAACGAAATTCCTTATTTCATATTGTGCATAGGATTTTCAAACGGAGTGGAAATGACCGCATTTGATGGTGATGTGGCAACTGCACATCCAGGTCACGATTATTTCAGTCAGCGCCCTGCTCGTTCCCAAACTAAGTTACGGATCACTGTTACAAACACTGAGGCCACCTAGTCTGCGAACGCAGGCGTATTTCCGGCGTAtttgcgttcgcaggctagagGCCACCAAGCTTGTTATGAAATAACAAGAGGGTTGGTTGAGCTCGTGCACACAGGCAAAATTTCGCAAAGTAGTGTAGACCTCCGTCGCAAAAGTTCACACAAGTATCATTCGCTTCTGTGAAGTTCAATTAAcagattttattttaaaaattgagAATTATTTTTTCGCAAGGAAATTACGATGGAATATGGTGATCAATTTTCAAAACTGAGTGTAACGACAAAACGAATCACCGTTGTCGTAAGTAATGACATCGTAAAGCGAGTTAAACCCTGATGCTAACACTTCTCGGTTGTTAACAAATCCATTGTACTCAACCTGAAAGCCTTGCACATCGGTGATTTCCCAGCAGACCAAAGAATCGTACGTTCTTGAAACGGCTTGAAACGATAGTGAGCGTACAAAAGCCTGTGATGTTTAAATTTGGAGAGGTAATTGTCATTTTTCTCAACTCAACTGCGCGAGTCTCATTTAAATAAAAGAACTTTGTTTAACAGTTAAataagtgtgtttttttgtgacgAAAGTTAACTACATGTAGGTCTTAAAGAAGATTAATTTAAGCTGTCTGAAGCAGTCGGTCGCCACTGGCTAATAAGCTTAAGATAGATCCAAGCAGCAGTTTCCTTCTAAGCTAATTTCAGACATGCGAGCTTATAAAAGGTCGTCCAACCAGTAGATCAGATCTCAGATCAAATATTCGTGATAAAACTTAGGTAAATAAATATAGTCATCTTATGCCCTCGCTGCATCCTATTTAACTTGGGCTGGTCGTTtattttattggttaaaagtAGCACGTTCCATTCAAATAATACCCTAACAACATCATTTCGTTTTAGGGTTGGGGCTCTCTTGGAAAAAATAAGGATCGAATTTGATTGAAGCTCaccaaacaacaaaaattttcAGGAGGCATTCTCGCATTAAGTCCGACGCTGCCAGTGCGTATATAAAGTAACGTGATATAGTATTGCTAAAATTGTTTGTATAACCTGATAAACTTTCGATTTGTCAAAATTAGGTGCCTACGGAATAAATGGTGACGGCTTATTATCTAACGCCTTCAAGGAATTCTTGGGTACTGATGACGTATAAGAACGCATCCTTCAAGGGGAGAAACTGTTTCCCACAGCTTGTCTTGCGTGCAACTAAAATTCTTAATACTCAGTACAAATAACAATTTTGTGCTATAAAGTTTCAGTTCCTGTAGAAGCAATAAAATATGTTATTTACAGGAAGGGCGGTCCGTATGCCGGGTAAAAAACCATGCCCGATGACGAAGGGCGAGAGCCATACTTTAGACGACGCCACAGTTTttttcccatacagaccgacgaAGATCGGTAAAttacttggtttttttttcctgtttgtttgAAAGTCGTCGTTTTGTTGGAAGTTTCTTCCTCTGGATAGTAACACGCTCGTCTGAATacgttttcttcaaattttatgTTTTCCTTACATATCTGCGTTTATGAGTAActgtggtttagtggtcatcaaccgtgcctcccacctctgtgacccaggttcacaGAGGcgggcctcgggtcgtatgtgggttgagtttcagtcgatctcaatctgactccgagggtttttctccgggtactccggttttcctccctcctcaaaatcgactcccggcctattccatcaggctgtggtgctgtgctccgaggtcatacatgggtcgtgttaaggggccgagcgcctagcaggcagcacagctccttcggcccgacctcgttgagctgcgccctcagtaattcagtctccgactgcgagaaagggcgattagcagatcagatctttctttcttttctttctctgttGCCCTCGCGTGCTTACCAGCACgctattagccaatcacattccaAGATTTAGGATTCCGACCCACTAAGATgctttagaaaaaaattgtgatttATCAATGTGAAGTTGACTGAAATTTGATTCAGTATCACCCGTGAAACACGATATTCAAGGCATCTGGGCTTCGTAGCATAACAGTGCATATCACGCAAAGCTAAACGATGATCATAGTTTTCACTAGTTTTAAGGATCCCCTTTAGGCCAAGAATCTTTTAAGGTTggtttcactagcgacgcagtCACAGTCGGAAGCAAAATACCGATTCCGCtcatgactccgtcgcttacgaagaagcggaagaataaaccaatcacaatgcttgatTCCaagcgttgtgattggttggttctttcacttctgcttccgactccgacaatctagttttcacggGACCATAAGCGACTGAGTCATTAACGAAGTCGAAAGAAAATGGCAACGTTCTGATTCTTGTGACTCCGCTTCCGTTGAGCTTATCATTTATGACTCCGCTTTCGACTccaatctttgattttcactaggtcataagcgctcttacaACTCCGACCACGattccgactccgactccgtcgtgaaaaccagcctttaggcAACACGACACACGTTTTCAAGAAAGATTTCTCAATTACTCTTCAGTAGCAGCGGGGGAAGCAATGGTCAGCCGTAGTGCCATTTATTATTTGTACCATATCCTTACTTTACGGACTAGAAAACGAAAAGGATGTTCTAGGTATGAAGTATGAGGTGAATCTGGTAAAAAGGCAGGAAGAATCAAGTATGAGCGTGGTGGCTTGATGTCTTTAAATCATTCGCAAACACTCTGTGCAACTCCGAGTTACCAAACAGAAGTGAACAAGTTAGTTTGTTCGGCTATCGCCGCATAGCGATTTGGATCGCCAGCAAAAGTTGATTTGATCGCTTCACGTTCTGAATTGATACTGGGCGAGTTATTTCACGATTCAAGCGACAAGCAGAAAATTAACGGACGCGCAAACCACACGAATTTCGGAGCATTAAATCGTCTCTAAGAAATGAATTGTCCGAAAAAGTGAATGACGTTTTTGGTAAATGGACAGCTAGATTAGTCATCACCGACAAAAGGAAATGGATGGAGAATGAAATGGAGTGGCAAAAAGAACGAGATCAAATCGAAACGGGAAAATTTTGATGGAACAACCACGACGATAGTTCTAGATAGTGAGCTCTGTGAGCGGGCAAAATCGGGGcaaaatgaaccaaatcccgcactGTGATcagctacccgagcgggcaagatggagctatactgcccgctcgggatttctcgcttggtcccgcaagatcaaagatcattttttggtgttttatcccatataataaatcctttattgatcaagcttgttcggtcaagaacCCCACGCTTGGTCCATAATCCATATATACAACAGTCAGCCATAACAAGCATGCCGATTGCAAAgtaaaacaggactacctttctTCACAAGTTTGTTCTCAATGTATAATTCACAGATAAACAATAAGACCTTAAAGATACCGCACATATTAAAATAAACTTTATGACAGACGCACAAGAACAACGATAACAATACCACCTAAAAGATGCTTTACATATACCAATATTACAAATTAAACTCCTTATTTGATACTTCGCTATTTACAACCAAAATCTGCTCTAGTAAAATCGTCAAAAACTATGCTTAAAATTTTCAAGTTCGCTCTAAATTTACAAGCTACATTGTCAGGGTATATACTTAAGTCCCGTTCACAAGGGCATTTTTTTGGTGACAATTTTATGTGGTACTTAATCGTGTAGATAGCACAATTGAAAATTCGCGGTCAAGTGGGTCTGCAAGGTTGCCTGGTCCTCCAATGGCAGCAATCTGCCACATGTAATGTAACGactcgtctacacgagcaatttttcatATCTGACAActtttatttgtcacataaaagctaACACGCCAGCTTTTCTGCAAATACacttgtcacataaaaattggcgAAGTTTCCTCGTCTAcacgagaaaataaaaattgtcacttaACAATAGCTCGTGTACACAGGGCTTTAATGATAAAACTGTATTTCCTTGATTCTTCTCATAACAAAACCGTTGAGCATCTTTCACGCAGATGATGATGAGAAACACACTCGATGAGAACTTAAACCCTCCCAAGTTCCAGAAGACAAGTCAGGATTCAAATATGCTGTTTCTTAAACTGTGTACGCGAAGAATATAAATTACACATATCTCCGGCAACAACAGCATGCCGGGCGTCTGTATCTAAACAGGGACCCATCACAACTGCTGTTACTGATAGACGACTACGGTTCCGTTAGCCTCAAATCTCACTGATAAATTAAATTCTGGTTTTATCTACTGAAACGGAGTCTTTTATACATCAAATCAAGAATAAGTTATATTAAGTCTGTTAAAAATATACATGATGTGCCGATACCAAAGAGCTAAATCCCGGGAAAGTCCAAGAACTGCACCATAATCGGCAAGCGTTGTTCTACTGAAGCAATGAGTAACGACACTGAATCACACATATTTTGtcgaatgcaataaaaaatgagtGGCTGTGTGATCGGTACCAGTAAGTTGTACTTAAAGAAGACGAAGCAGTACTACCTTACGGGCAGACCTTACTTAAGGTCGAAATCAATCATGGGTGCACTTGCATGCTTGGGGTTTCTAGAAAATTAAGTTTTTTAGAATATTGCATTTTGTTTACTCAACTCCGAGTTTAGAGATCGAAATAATGGTGTATGAAAACTGGGGTGAATTGAAATCGATTTGATCCCTTTCGGTCAATCAAGCTTGAAATAATCAAAGCCCGTGAAAAAAAGTTTGCCTGCCACGGTGTTGAAGAAAACCGGAAGGCAAAGGTAGATTCTGTCACCAGAGGGACCCCAACCTTCAAAATCCTGGATTCGCCTTTTCTGCACTTATCCCAAAAGAACTTTCTTCTTGATTAGTTCGGACAGAGTAAAGCAGTTCAAACCCAGTTTTGAAGCCACTCCTTTGGTGAAAGCTAAACATCGgcatatacatgaaaaaattactcgaccctgattggctgagagcagtgcagttcaagtgtgaCACAGTCCGAAAAGTGTaatacaccagtgcaaaaaatgtaataccagtgcaaattacacatcgaaattctggattaggattggctaataaaaaatagggtttggtcagaaccgatcaaatcttttgttttcaaataaagTGCGTGCCttggatggcgcaatttgtAGCACAATTTTCCCCTGATTGCATGATACGCGTGCATTTCGTCTGCTTagccatctcgaattttttcatgtatatgaTTATTAAGGACTTTTCTTGtgaaatttgtaataaataagcACTAAGCACTTGCCCTACGGgatcgtgcaattttggtcgtctttgaaaaaaattaatcgtgcttatttattccaaattgcactcgaaatcatgcgaTTATCTATACATAATACAATTATAAATTTGTAACCTATTTATTTCATGTGTCTTCAACAATGAAACAAGGTAGACTGAATGTAGAGGTAACAATGCTCCTAGTTGAACATTGAACATGCGCATGAAATTTTAGAAAGTGTGGAAGCTTTGGTAAGTTTTAAAAGATTAACCCTTTTAAAACGACCAGTTCAATGGGATTCTGACAAATTTATGAAATTAGTATGCGAGCAGGTATCACCTTCAGGTTCTTTCACAGTAGGAATACACTGAATTAACCATGAATTTGGGTCTTCCTCAATTCCTCCTTGAGTTAAAGAATAATTGGACGATAAAAAGTGATCTTAAGCCTTTTAAGTACGTAGCTGGCAAGAAATTACCATCACTGGTCCAAAATATATAAATTAATGTTACTATGCACGACCTTGAGTAAGTATCAAGATCAAAAACAGATTGGCACAAATATTAGCTACTAACAAACAAGATCTCACTGATGTACAATATTTATTGATTGTGTGTATATCAATGTCAGACACACAAGGTTTGCGTGACAGAGCGAGGGTTAGTCCTCTTACGTGAAGAATTTTTGTCGAACTCACTCCAAGAAATTGCACCTTTTCTCTTAATTTAACCTTGACAGCTTGATTTACCTTTGCTGCCATTTTCAGCTGGATactagtaattattattttaagctCTAAATTGGCTACCCTAAATCTCTTCCATAAAAATTATCTGTGGGTTATTGGGGTTACGCTAAAATCTCTTGGCCCTATTGCATAATCTTGGGCTGAAAGTTATATGTACATGCGTGAACAAAGATAAAAATCGCCTATTGTTCTGCTAACTGAGCCAGCCCAGTTACCAGGACGACCAGGATTTTGTCTGATTCACACTGAACAAGACACAGTACTTTCTCTCTCTGTCCAGTTAAAGTAGCTACCATGTATTGTAATTGCATATTTATGTCTAAAATAACCCTTTCAACTCCATGATAACCTATGTACTGTTAAAATCTTAAAAACAGAAGTAGTACTTCTCTGAAATGTAACTAGTACATGTATTACGACATTGAAGAACAGTGCGTGGAAGGTGAACCCATCTGTGTTAGCACTTTATCAAGCCACTGGAGTGGACCATTAAGGTGAAGCTCTATCCAGCATGGTGTACTGGTAACAGTTTGTCTGCGATATTCCGCACCCCATCCTTTAACAAATGACATTCTGATGGTGCACATGCGAGTTAATGCATAAACAGCTTCAAAACCCTGATTGACAGATTGTGAGAGCAATTGCGCAAACTCCTGGTTGTTGAAGATCTTTAAGTTGCAACCAGGTGGAATTTTGCAAACGGTTGCTGGATGCCAGTTATATCGCTGATTACAGTTGGGGCTCTGAACAAATATACTACTGTCACTTAAACATTCCGCAAACACTTCTCCGCCAATGTAATACAGACGCACACCTTTTCCAATATGCTTACGCGTCATCTCAATCTGTGGATTTCGGTTAATGTTTGACAAGAGCCCTAAACAGAATCTGTCTGAACCAGAGGGATCAGTGAAACCATCCACCGTAAGACTTGGTTTGGCAGCGTAAAAACTTTCACCAACTCTTGTATTCATCTCATAATATGAAATTTGACACCAATGAAGAGGCTCTGTATACTGCACAGGCTGAGCATCTGATGACAAAAATGTGACAAGAACATGAACATTACCGATAACATAACAAGATACAAATTTTCTTGACATTAAGCGAATGGTGTTGATGAGATGTCTCACCTATAAGTGATGGATCTGGTGACAAAGGGCACTGATCTGTAATAAAAGCAAATACAACAAAGGATTAAGGCCGCTACTTTAAACACTTCTGCTGAAAGAAGTTTGCTAGTAGCATGACATAAGAGCAAAAGAAATGCACTGTTGTTAGATGACCACAGCAGATAAATTTGTAACCTCTAGAACCAGATGATACACTACAAGCAGTTGCTTGGTTGCAAGCAAtaggacaactggaaaatcagagTCCTACACAGACAGGCAGTATAACACCAgaggtctttttttttccagttgttTTTTTCCCGCAGCCAAGCAACCAGCCAATAATCTTTCCCACTCGCACATAACACCTTGAAATATCTACAGTTGCATCTAAAACAAGCTCAAAACAGAGAGGGAAGGAGAAGAAAATTATAAAACCAGAGAAGGAAAAATGCCACGAATGTGCGCCTCataaaaatgcagaaagaagtTAACTTTCACCCAACAGTTTAAGTTTTTAGCATGTTTGCAGAAACTGGTAGCAGATCATTGATCGTGTCACTAAGAAAACGGATTGAAATCAGCCCAACATAATGCTAGGCATGACCCATCAACCCAGTTCCACTAGAATGAATAATCTTGACTGATCTTCTGACTGCAACTTACCTGGAGCATGACAGTCACACTTTgattgaaagagaggtttagtcACGATACTATTTTTATACTAAATTGCAAATGTGGACCTGTGAAAGAAATGACCACCAACCTGTCTGCATACTTTGCGGTTGATCTCCAGACATCTCAGAGCACTGATCTTCAGACATGTACCCACCTGTTGgagtttcttaaaaaaaaaaaaagaaccttcATTTTCATGAAACGTTTTGGGGGGATATACCATGGCAACCAGTTGAATAGATTTATCATTACCAATTATGTGTGGATGCAAAATATACTGAATTATGATAGCAAATATTTAACAATGTCATTGTCACTATTGTTATAACACGGTAATCTAGTAAATGGGGCTAGTACTGCTTGTTTTGTAATCATGTACGTGGTGTGCAAAGTTAATCATTTTCAAGACATTACCATACATTAAACAAGAAATAATTAACAAAGAGGGATTCAGTACAAGAAAAGTGTCTCTTTACACAATACCTAGCCCAAGGGAAAAACAAACACTCTTCTCAGTTATAAAAATTGCTCTTTGGTTTGTAGGAAATGACTCAATTTTTAGAAACACACATGTACATGATTCATAAAAATAGTATCTCTGTTTTGTTGGTATCAATTAAGTTTCTTTAGCCTGTCTAACAAAATGATTTTCAGCTTTAATGTGGTGTCTGTTCTGAACATGTAGGTACATTTATAGACTTGCATGTGGATCCTCACCAACACTGTGTCAACCTATCTATACATAAACATGGTTGTATGAACTGAAATTCCTGACTTGTTTACTTTTTTGGCTATAATTACACTACAATGCTTGCCTTCTGATACAAATTCACTGCCAATAGCACGATACACCCAATAACTGATAGAGaaagcaaattttatttcattttttgtggTATGAAGATTTCATATTGAAAATTATATTCCATGTTTATACCAAACTAAGGTTATAAAACAGGAAATAACGTACTCTTCCCGTTTCTTGCATGCACAGGAACTAACTAATGACTGTCAACATTGTATCATCagataaaaacaaaatcattcttTTAAGACTTTTCCCTTACCAGGAaggaatgaagaatttgttgGTTCTTGAGTAGGAAATGAAGTATTTTCTGGTCTGATATGTTCTAACAGTGGCGGCCGTTCTCTTGGAAGGTCTGTTGTTTGTCGAGGAACTAGCACGGGAGGGagaactgaaaacaaaataaactgaGCATTACTGGGTTGTATACAAACACTGTATCAAAtacaacaaaattattataatatactTAATCATGACATTCCCAGACAGGAAAGGAacggaaaggaactttatttaagtttctagtcattctagcgctggagcactaattggggacactgtaaattgaaattaacaattaacacaaatcaagtcaaatgttggtttttgaggagaacctggagaaaacctctcggtgctgagtagagaaccaacaaactcaaccaacatgTGACgtcgagtcgaggaatcgaacccgggtcacattggtgggaggcaagtgctctcaccactgcgccatccctgcaccccggtGGGTGGGATTGTGGGATTGTTCCGAAGATATTGGTTGTCCTTTGTATCTGTATGGTACGTGCACACTGAGTTTTGGCCAAGCGCGAGCTTTTCAAGTCTGTAATGTTTACCACCTGAACTCAATGGAAAGTTTTTCAATTAAACGTTGAAGtttcaacaataatttgttcatttgttcgGCCATTACTGACTGTGAACCGACCAAAACCGACCAAAACCCAAaatttatttgcctttatgtgtgtaacaaatttttaaaaaagcatacagcaggttgttaggggaggagacctcaggaaaccaccaggcttataggagaggccacctcgacatcacaataatattaaacaaaaataagggCTGCGAAGGAGTGCGGCAGGAACTACACGTAACTcagaaactattttaataaaaactctaGCACTTTGTTCTTAAGCATAGGAAAGCTTGACAAATTGGTAATAGAGGCAGACCCAGACCCTCGGTCCTTGATAAAGAATTATGAATTTCTTAATGGTTGTGCGACAGGAATGCACACAATAATTACCGGCTGTTCTTGTGTCATAATTATGGACTTGACTGTTTGTCATAAACAGATTGAAGAAAAGTGGAGGCA containing:
- the LOC138041904 gene encoding mothers against decapentaplegic homolog 3-like, translated to MTSLLPFTPPIVKRLLGWKRSTDDDDKWAEKAVKSLVKKLKKSGGLEELERAITNPGIPTKCVTIPRSLDGRLQVSHRKGLPHVIYCRLWRWPDLQSHHELRPIESCDYAFSLKKDEVCVNPFHYQRVETPVLPPVLVPRQTTDLPRERPPLLEHIRPENTSFPTQEPTNSSFLPETPTGGYMSEDQCSEMSGDQPQSMQTDQCPLSPDPSLIDAQPVQYTEPLHWCQISYYEMNTRVGESFYAAKPSLTVDGFTDPSGSDRFCLGLLSNINRNPQIEMTRKHIGKGVRLYYIGGEVFAECLSDSSIFVQSPNCNQRYNWHPATVCKIPPGCNLKIFNNQEFAQLLSQSVNQGFEAVYALTRMCTIRMSFVKGWGAEYRRQTVTSTPCWIELHLNGPLQWLDKVLTQMGSPSTHCSSMS